One segment of Comamonas thiooxydans DNA contains the following:
- a CDS encoding DsbA family protein: MTQSSAATTLQVDFSLDLICPWCWIGLRNLLAAREMLLARYPDQQLAIHWHADTLLPQIPEHGVPYQAFYEARLGGPRAVEVRRAQVRSAAHAAGLQINHALIETFPSTRLVCALVNYAQTLLDGESMIRFVESIFAAYFVQGRDIGSVMVLQQLAHSAALDWNPSRFDALRYQSEAGHTGGVPHMVFNQRLQVTGAVAPAELLRAMEHARVANSIFA; this comes from the coding sequence ATGACTCAAAGCTCTGCTGCAACGACACTGCAGGTCGACTTTTCGCTGGACCTGATCTGCCCTTGGTGCTGGATCGGTCTGCGCAATCTGCTGGCCGCCCGTGAGATGCTGCTGGCCAGATATCCCGACCAGCAGCTTGCAATCCATTGGCATGCAGACACTCTGCTGCCCCAGATCCCGGAGCATGGAGTGCCTTACCAGGCCTTCTACGAAGCCCGGCTCGGTGGCCCCAGAGCCGTGGAGGTTCGCCGTGCCCAGGTGCGTTCGGCGGCCCACGCGGCGGGCCTGCAGATCAATCATGCGCTGATTGAAACCTTCCCCAGCACGCGCCTGGTTTGTGCGTTGGTCAACTACGCCCAGACTCTGCTCGATGGCGAATCCATGATCCGCTTTGTGGAGTCCATCTTTGCCGCTTACTTTGTGCAGGGCCGCGATATAGGCTCGGTCATGGTGCTGCAGCAGCTGGCGCACTCGGCAGCACTGGACTGGAATCCTTCCCGCTTTGATGCGCTGCGCTACCAAAGCGAGGCCGGCCACACCGGCGGCGTGCCGCATATGGTGTTCAACCAGCGTCTGCAGGTGACGGGTGCGGTGGCGCCCGCGGAGCTGCTGCGCGCCATGGAGCATGCCCGTGTTGCCAACAGCATCTTCGCCTGA